From the Fusobacterium perfoetens ATCC 29250 genome, one window contains:
- a CDS encoding glycerate kinase encodes MKIVLAPDSFKESMTAKEVCIALEKGLKKGNPNIDCIFVPMADGGEGTTQSLVDATNGKFYEVYVTNPLGEKIKSSFGILGDSNTAILEMASASGLELIPREKRNPLITTTYGTGELIKGALDKGVSTILIGIGGSATNDGGAGMIQALGGKLLDNNGKEIGFGGGELSKIEKIDLSGIDKRLKNVKIIVACDVQNPLTGPNGASHIFGKQKGANENERILLDNNLKHFSQIIKRDLGKDIENISGAGAAGGLGGGLIAFLNSKLRKGIDIVIEYSKLEEKLKDADLVITGEGCIDGQTRFGKTPYGVAKLSQKYNIPVIGIAGSVGKDIDILYKCGFTSIFSILPRVETLDEAIKNGKANMEYIGENIGRLISIYKK; translated from the coding sequence ATGAAAATAGTATTAGCACCAGATTCTTTTAAAGAAAGTATGACTGCAAAAGAAGTATGTATAGCTTTAGAAAAAGGATTAAAAAAAGGAAATCCTAATATAGATTGTATTTTTGTTCCTATGGCTGATGGAGGAGAAGGGACAACTCAATCATTAGTAGATGCTACTAATGGAAAATTTTATGAAGTTTATGTAACTAATCCTTTGGGGGAAAAAATAAAAAGTAGTTTTGGAATACTAGGTGATAGTAATACAGCTATTCTTGAAATGGCATCAGCTAGTGGATTAGAGTTAATTCCTAGAGAAAAAAGAAATCCTTTGATTACTACAACTTATGGAACGGGGGAACTTATAAAAGGAGCTTTAGATAAAGGAGTTTCTACAATTTTGATTGGAATAGGTGGAAGTGCTACTAATGATGGAGGAGCTGGAATGATTCAGGCTCTTGGAGGAAAACTTTTAGATAACAATGGAAAAGAAATTGGATTTGGTGGAGGAGAACTTTCGAAAATAGAAAAAATAGATTTATCAGGTATTGATAAAAGATTAAAAAATGTGAAAATAATAGTGGCTTGTGATGTTCAAAATCCTTTAACTGGGCCTAATGGTGCTTCTCATATATTTGGAAAACAAAAAGGAGCTAATGAAAATGAGAGAATTTTATTAGATAATAATCTTAAACATTTTTCTCAAATTATTAAAAGAGATTTAGGAAAAGATATTGAAAATATTTCAGGAGCTGGAGCTGCTGGTGGTTTAGGTGGAGGATTAATTGCCTTTTTAAATTCAAAATTAAGAAAAGGAATCGATATTGTAATAGAATATAGTAAATTAGAAGAAAAATTAAAAGATGCTGATTTAGTTATAACAGGAGAAGGTTGTATAGATGGGCAAACTCGTTTTGGAAAAACTCCATATGGTGTAGCAAAACTTTCTCAAAAATATAATATTCCTGTCATAGGAATTGCTGGTAGTGTAGGAAAAGATATTGATATTTTATACAAATGTGGATTTACTTCTATTTTTTCAATACTTCCTAGAGTAGAAACTCTTGATGAAGCAATAAAAAATGGAAAAGCTAATATGGAATATATTGGAGAAAATATAGGAAGATTAATTTCTATTTATAAAAAATAA
- a CDS encoding M20 metallopeptidase family protein, protein MNTLESIKKDKDYIISLRREFHKYPELSWQEFETSKKIKKELEKLNIPFLEVAITGVIGIIKGKKEKPVIGLRCDIDALPIEEIKNLDFKSQNKGVMHACGHDGHISMLLGAAKFLSENRDKLDCTVKLIFQPAEENFQGAKKVLESGYLDDVDTFVGMHIFPYLPTGTISVEEGPRYTSADFIKIKVIGKSGHGAMPQFAIDPIYIGSQVVNGLQSIVSRECNPNETCVISICTFHSGTLPNIFEESAELSGTVRTFSPELRKELPEKIERVIDNITRSFRGTYEFEYIHGPAATINDKKYSKIAIETVKTILGEKGLTTYTKTPGGEDFALMLEKKPGIYAFVGCRNEENDQCYSLHHQCFDLDEESLIYGAAFYSQYVLDVQYKID, encoded by the coding sequence ATGAATACATTAGAAAGTATAAAAAAAGATAAAGATTATATTATTTCATTGAGAAGAGAGTTTCATAAATATCCAGAATTAAGTTGGCAAGAATTTGAAACATCAAAAAAAATAAAAAAAGAATTAGAAAAATTGAATATTCCTTTTTTAGAAGTAGCTATAACAGGAGTTATAGGAATTATAAAAGGAAAAAAAGAAAAACCTGTAATTGGACTTAGATGTGATATAGATGCTTTACCTATAGAGGAGATTAAAAATTTAGATTTTAAATCTCAAAATAAAGGTGTTATGCATGCTTGTGGTCATGATGGACATATTTCTATGTTGCTAGGGGCAGCTAAATTTTTAAGTGAAAATAGAGATAAATTGGATTGTACTGTTAAATTAATATTCCAACCAGCAGAAGAAAATTTTCAAGGAGCAAAAAAAGTATTAGAATCAGGTTATTTAGATGATGTTGATACATTTGTAGGAATGCATATTTTTCCATATTTACCAACAGGAACTATTTCTGTAGAAGAAGGTCCTAGATATACTTCAGCAGATTTTATAAAAATAAAAGTTATAGGAAAAAGTGGACATGGAGCAATGCCTCAATTTGCTATAGATCCAATTTATATAGGAAGTCAAGTTGTTAATGGTTTGCAAAGTATAGTAAGTAGAGAATGTAATCCTAATGAAACATGTGTTATTAGTATATGTACTTTTCATTCTGGAACTTTACCAAATATATTTGAAGAAAGTGCTGAATTAAGTGGAACTGTTAGAACATTTAGTCCTGAATTAAGAAAAGAATTACCAGAAAAAATAGAAAGAGTTATAGATAATATTACAAGAAGTTTTAGAGGTACATATGAATTTGAATATATACATGGTCCAGCAGCTACTATTAATGACAAAAAATATAGTAAAATAGCAATAGAAACTGTAAAAACAATATTAGGAGAAAAAGGACTAACAACATATACAAAAACTCCTGGAGGAGAAGACTTTGCTTTAATGCTTGAAAAGAAACCTGGAATCTATGCTTTTGTTGGGTGTAGAAATGAGGAAAATGATCAATGTTATTCATTACATCATCAATGTTTTGATCTTGATGAAGAAAGTTTAATATATGGAGCAGCTTTTTATAGTCAATATGTTTTAGATGTTCAATATAAAATAGATTAA
- a CDS encoding YfcC family protein, whose protein sequence is MFTKKKKENVSKTLNPFLILFSVVVICAIASYFVTPGAYDRVIENGRTIVVADSYHSVERRLISFFDIFRSIPYGLEGAAGMMFLVLLVGGTIEVYNKTGAIDLGVVQILKLSNKIGSQFILIIIMILFSAIGGILGWSEQIIPFVPIIVSICLALGYDSLVGVLVSGFVCMIGFSVSPTNMYTVAISHQIAELPLFSGMSYRLLILFIFEIISMFYILIYAKKIKKDPSKSLMKDIDTSDLKRNFKQYENVKISNIQIISLIILALSFGITVFGLLRLKWQINEMAAVFLLSGILVGILNKMTAEEIIDNLIFGAKASFGGALIIGIARSIQWVLSTGGLIDPLINFLATLLQGLSPWTTAIGIFFVITIINAFIPSGSGKAMAIMPVLIPLADMIGITRQTAILAFQFGDGISNTFWFTNGTMLIFFGLAKVPLSKWYKIIIPLEIILCSLAIIFLIIAIEIGYGPF, encoded by the coding sequence ATGTTCACTAAAAAAAAGAAAGAAAATGTTAGTAAAACTTTAAATCCATTTTTAATTTTATTTTCAGTTGTAGTTATATGTGCTATAGCTTCTTATTTTGTAACTCCAGGTGCTTATGATAGAGTTATAGAAAACGGAAGAACAATAGTTGTTGCAGATAGTTATCACTCTGTTGAAAGAAGACTAATTTCATTTTTTGATATTTTTAGATCTATACCATATGGATTAGAAGGAGCAGCTGGAATGATGTTCCTAGTTTTATTAGTTGGTGGGACTATAGAGGTATACAATAAAACTGGAGCAATAGATTTAGGTGTTGTGCAGATATTAAAATTATCTAATAAGATAGGGAGTCAATTTATATTAATAATTATAATGATTCTTTTTTCAGCAATTGGAGGGATATTAGGATGGAGTGAACAAATTATACCTTTTGTTCCAATAATAGTTTCTATTTGTTTAGCCTTAGGTTATGATTCGTTAGTTGGAGTTTTGGTGTCAGGATTTGTATGTATGATAGGCTTTTCAGTTTCTCCTACAAATATGTATACTGTTGCTATTTCTCATCAAATAGCAGAATTACCTCTTTTTTCAGGAATGAGTTATAGATTACTTATACTTTTTATATTTGAAATTATAAGTATGTTTTATATATTAATATATGCAAAAAAAATAAAAAAAGATCCTTCTAAAAGTTTGATGAAAGATATAGATACTAGTGATTTAAAAAGAAATTTTAAACAATATGAAAATGTAAAAATTAGTAATATACAAATCATATCTCTTATAATATTAGCTTTATCTTTTGGAATAACAGTATTTGGTTTATTAAGATTAAAATGGCAAATTAATGAAATGGCAGCAGTATTTTTACTTAGTGGTATTTTAGTTGGAATTCTTAATAAAATGACTGCAGAAGAAATAATTGATAATCTTATTTTTGGAGCGAAAGCTTCTTTTGGGGGAGCTTTAATTATAGGAATAGCAAGATCTATACAATGGGTTTTATCTACTGGTGGGTTAATAGATCCATTAATTAATTTTTTAGCTACTTTATTACAAGGATTATCGCCATGGACAACAGCAATAGGAATATTTTTTGTAATAACTATTATTAATGCTTTTATTCCATCAGGAAGTGGAAAAGCAATGGCTATAATGCCTGTATTAATACCATTAGCTGATATGATAGGAATAACTAGACAAACAGCTATTTTAGCTTTTCAATTTGGAGATGGAATTTCAAATACATTTTGGTTTACAAATGGAACAATGTTAATATTCTTTGGGTTAGCAAAAGTTCCTTTATCTAAATGGTATAAAATAATAATTCCTTTAGAAATAATTTTGTGTTCTTTAGCTATTATATTTTTAATTATAGCAATAGAAATAGGATATGGTCCATTTTAA
- a CDS encoding CdaR family transcriptional regulator: protein MEITTQLANSIVIEMKKIIQKDLNFINSKGIIIASTDEKRVNSYHEGALKAIEKNDSIIVDWELQYQGAKKGINIPIKFLDEIIGVIGISGERKEVEKYGVIIKKMVEILIKEAYLLKKKEEEEYEKLLLESIIFEGNSKQELKGKGRIVIIKLNANSETSIIKNFFQKIKELVKREKDLLMLRHDKIIILFFDKSKIYLKNFILKIDKLKIETKVGIGEEKEEIKKIGASYQEALTALEWCDKNNNKETYYEEMLLEIVLNSIKEKEKNKYLNKVFKNLKPEEIKEYSKIISLYEKYNGSLNKISKDFCCHSNTLQYKLNKFYDKTGYDMRRYTDFVIIKIAFSLI from the coding sequence ATGGAAATAACAACTCAACTTGCTAATAGTATAGTCATTGAAATGAAAAAAATAATACAAAAAGATTTGAATTTTATAAATTCAAAAGGAATTATAATAGCTAGTACTGATGAAAAACGTGTGAATTCTTATCATGAAGGGGCCTTAAAAGCCATAGAAAAAAATGATTCTATAATTGTTGACTGGGAATTACAATATCAAGGTGCTAAAAAAGGGATAAATATTCCTATTAAATTTTTAGATGAAATAATTGGTGTTATTGGAATTTCTGGAGAAAGAAAAGAAGTTGAAAAATATGGTGTTATTATAAAAAAAATGGTTGAAATACTAATAAAGGAAGCTTATTTATTAAAAAAGAAAGAAGAAGAAGAGTATGAAAAACTTTTACTTGAATCCATTATTTTTGAAGGTAATAGTAAACAAGAACTAAAAGGAAAAGGAAGAATAGTAATTATAAAATTAAATGCTAATTCTGAAACAAGTATTATAAAAAATTTTTTTCAAAAAATAAAAGAATTGGTAAAAAGAGAGAAAGACTTATTAATGTTACGTCATGATAAAATTATTATTCTTTTTTTTGATAAATCTAAAATTTATCTAAAAAATTTTATATTAAAAATTGATAAATTAAAGATAGAAACTAAAGTTGGAATAGGAGAAGAAAAAGAAGAAATAAAAAAAATAGGTGCTTCTTATCAAGAAGCATTAACTGCATTAGAATGGTGCGATAAAAATAATAATAAAGAAACTTATTATGAAGAAATGTTATTAGAAATTGTATTAAATAGTATCAAAGAAAAAGAAAAAAATAAATACTTAAACAAAGTTTTTAAAAATCTAAAACCTGAAGAAATTAAAGAATATTCTAAAATAATCTCTTTATATGAAAAATATAATGGTTCTTTAAATAAAATATCAAAAGATTTTTGTTGTCATAGTAATACTCTTCAATATAAATTAAATAAATTTTACGACAAAACAGGTTATGATATGAGAAGATATACAGATTTTGTTATTATAAAAATAGCTTTTTCTCTCATTTAA
- a CDS encoding threonine/serine ThrE exporter family protein, protein MSKQFEYKILNLAGDLGELLLENGSEVYRVENSISSLIKYFGFSSQCFATLTCIIITLENSNKEIISLVRRVKKREVNLNKVYKVSTLIKNLDKYEINTLENNLRIIKLENSYSFFINSFGNCIGASFFSILFLGDFYNFISSFFSGFLISIFLKLSNKINLGIFFTNLLGSFIVTSISYFFYHIYFISNPSITIISTLMLLVPGVSFINSMRDIFAGDLVTGVSRLMEVLMIGSSIAVGSGIAINFFQN, encoded by the coding sequence ATGAGTAAACAATTTGAATATAAAATACTTAATCTTGCTGGAGATTTGGGAGAATTACTTTTAGAAAATGGTTCTGAAGTATATAGGGTTGAAAATAGTATTTCTTCTCTAATTAAATATTTTGGATTTTCTTCTCAATGTTTTGCCACTCTTACTTGTATTATCATAACTCTTGAAAATTCTAATAAAGAAATAATTTCTTTAGTTAGAAGAGTTAAAAAAAGAGAAGTAAATCTTAATAAGGTTTACAAAGTTTCTACATTAATAAAAAATTTAGATAAATATGAAATTAATACATTAGAAAATAATTTAAGAATTATAAAACTTGAAAATTCATATTCATTTTTTATAAATAGTTTTGGAAATTGTATTGGAGCTAGTTTTTTTTCCATTCTCTTTCTAGGAGATTTTTATAACTTTATTTCTTCTTTTTTTTCTGGATTTTTAATTTCTATTTTTTTAAAACTTTCAAATAAAATAAATTTAGGAATATTTTTTACTAATTTACTAGGTAGTTTTATTGTTACTTCTATTTCTTATTTTTTCTATCACATATACTTTATTTCTAATCCAAGTATAACAATTATTTCTACTTTGATGTTATTAGTTCCAGGAGTTTCTTTTATAAATTCTATGAGAGATATTTTTGCTGGAGATTTAGTAACAGGAGTTTCTAGATTAATGGAAGTATTAATGATTGGAAGTTCTATAGCTGTTGGTTCTGGAATTGCAATAAACTTTTTTCAAAATTAA
- a CDS encoding threonine/serine exporter family protein: MINNFFFQIIAAIITTFGFGIIFNIKNINLFYTSIGGGISWFIFLLGKSFFLNDGLNYFFATLTLAIYSEIIARKLKTPVTTILIAGLIPLAPGGDIYYTIYYFINRNYYIAVEKGISTFIIAGAMAIGVFSAANLTKIFKYLKNK; encoded by the coding sequence ATGATCAATAACTTTTTTTTTCAAATAATTGCTGCAATAATTACAACATTTGGATTTGGAATAATATTTAATATAAAAAATATAAATCTTTTTTACACAAGTATTGGTGGAGGAATAAGTTGGTTTATATTTCTTTTAGGAAAATCCTTTTTTCTAAATGATGGACTTAATTATTTTTTTGCAACTCTTACTTTAGCTATTTATTCAGAAATAATAGCAAGAAAGTTAAAAACACCTGTTACAACTATTTTAATAGCTGGTCTTATTCCTCTAGCACCAGGAGGAGATATATATTATACAATCTATTATTTCATTAATAGAAATTATTATATTGCTGTAGAAAAAGGAATAAGTACATTTATAATAGCTGGTGCAATGGCTATTGGAGTTTTTTCAGCTGCAAATCTAACTAAAATATTCAAATATTTAAAAAACAAATAA
- a CDS encoding Cof-type HAD-IIB family hydrolase — MEKQYKMIITDLDDTLLNSQKKISKIDLEAIFKAQENGVKFVLCSGRPTFAMKSLAKEVKADEYESYIISFNGSIINDFKNNKNLFEASLEKEDLHLLYDFSKKYNTHILTYINDEIISETDSEYIDVEVDLTKMPHRKVKSFKEFVNQGAVKCMLLAEPSYLKEVEIELKKEYGDKYSIAISKPFFLEVTKLGIDKGVAVKRLATTLNIPIEEVIAVGDSFNDLPMLKASGFSIAVENANPEIKKQVDFITKSNDDGGMAYLIEKFIFNKN, encoded by the coding sequence ATGGAAAAACAATACAAAATGATTATTACAGACTTAGACGATACTCTTTTAAATTCTCAAAAGAAAATATCAAAAATTGATTTAGAGGCGATTTTTAAAGCTCAAGAAAATGGGGTTAAATTTGTTCTTTGTTCTGGAAGACCAACTTTTGCTATGAAATCTTTAGCCAAAGAGGTTAAAGCTGATGAATATGAAAGTTATATTATATCTTTTAATGGGTCAATAATAAATGATTTTAAAAATAATAAAAATCTTTTTGAAGCTTCTTTAGAGAAAGAAGATTTACATTTATTGTATGATTTTTCTAAAAAATATAATACTCATATACTTACATATATCAATGATGAAATTATATCTGAAACAGATAGTGAATATATAGATGTAGAAGTTGATTTAACAAAAATGCCACATAGAAAAGTAAAAAGTTTTAAAGAATTTGTTAATCAAGGGGCTGTAAAATGTATGCTACTTGCTGAACCATCTTATTTAAAAGAAGTAGAAATAGAATTAAAAAAAGAATATGGAGATAAATATAGTATAGCTATTTCTAAACCATTTTTCTTAGAAGTTACTAAATTAGGAATTGATAAAGGTGTAGCTGTAAAAAGATTGGCTACTACTTTAAATATTCCTATTGAAGAAGTTATAGCTGTAGGAGATTCTTTTAATGATTTACCAATGTTAAAAGCTAGTGGATTTTCTATAGCTGTGGAAAATGCCAATCCAGAAATAAAAAAACAAGTTGATTTTATAACAAAATCAAATGATGATGGTGGAATGGCTTACTTAATAGAAAAATTTATTTTTAATAAGAATTAG
- a CDS encoding MerR family transcriptional regulator produces the protein MKNKYKISELAKIFNISRQTLLFYHKKDILVPNIIDKSNGYRYYTIEQIWDLLLILTLKKAGFSLDEIKKFGSLKSYNENILFLEKKVKEVEERIKELKKSKKELIKRIENLKEFSVEFENKIEIQEKKNIKWIYYELKNSKDEIEMISLYEKLNKMMKKYNLEESSYITITDLKDIENENNIIPVLKIGMEIPYEMNIKGSEVLELNKVLEIKFNSSYNNLLKTYQDVKKYIKEKNYQSSNYSIEISKNVTFSTEEGVGGLIKILVPII, from the coding sequence ATGAAAAATAAATATAAAATTTCAGAATTAGCTAAAATTTTTAATATATCTAGGCAAACTCTTTTGTTTTATCATAAAAAAGATATTTTAGTTCCTAATATTATTGATAAAAGTAACGGATATAGATATTATACTATTGAGCAGATTTGGGATTTATTACTTATTTTAACATTAAAAAAAGCTGGATTTTCTTTAGATGAAATTAAAAAATTTGGAAGTTTAAAAAGTTATAATGAAAATATTTTATTTTTAGAGAAAAAAGTAAAAGAGGTAGAGGAAAGAATAAAAGAATTAAAAAAATCTAAAAAAGAACTTATAAAAAGAATTGAAAATTTAAAAGAATTTTCTGTAGAATTTGAAAATAAAATAGAAATTCAAGAAAAGAAAAATATTAAATGGATATATTATGAGTTAAAAAATTCAAAAGATGAAATAGAGATGATTAGTCTTTATGAAAAATTAAATAAAATGATGAAAAAATATAATTTAGAAGAATCTTCATATATTACAATAACAGATTTAAAGGATATTGAAAATGAAAATAATATTATTCCAGTATTAAAAATTGGAATGGAGATACCTTATGAAATGAATATAAAGGGAAGTGAAGTTTTAGAACTAAATAAAGTTTTAGAAATAAAATTTAATAGTTCTTATAATAATTTATTAAAGACTTATCAAGATGTAAAAAAATATATAAAAGAAAAAAATTATCAATCTTCAAATTATTCAATAGAAATTTCTAAAAATGTAACATTTTCTACTGAAGAGGGAGTAGGAGGATTGATTAAAATTTTGGTTCCAATTATTTAA
- a CDS encoding MATE family efflux transporter, producing MKTNFETENITTLFFKFAIPGILGMLIVSAQTMIDGIFLGRALGPLGLAGVNLSMPLVNFLMSVGLMICIGGGVIASIYRGNKKLNNSKEIATITLSLLFTVLEVLSIIIILNLDFFIKFLGANKEIYNYVKDYLLIMILGTFFFTSPIFTETFIRIEEKPNYVFLSGLIGLLVNVSLDYLFIVKLNLGMKGGALATIMASSCSFLALIPNIKFKKPKNLKEYKTDIKNIFYNGSSEMLTVVASTVANYLFNRVIMKKIGVLGVSALTIVFYINQILNISLYGLSQALQPIVAYNVGAKNFEKIKKVLKISFISGGTLGVIVYIGSHIFGIEIIKIFAKNNQDLIILANEALFFISFAYLIEFLNIVSSSFLTAIERPLESVIVSLCRSIIFVAIPLFILPNIIGPKGIWMTTPIAEFLCLLVSFYLMKKSITYLKKRIG from the coding sequence ATGAAAACAAACTTTGAAACAGAAAATATCACTACTTTATTTTTTAAATTCGCTATACCGGGTATATTAGGTATGTTAATTGTTTCAGCTCAAACTATGATTGATGGAATTTTTTTAGGTAGGGCTCTTGGACCTTTAGGACTTGCTGGTGTAAATTTATCAATGCCTCTTGTTAATTTTTTAATGAGTGTTGGTCTTATGATTTGTATAGGTGGGGGAGTTATTGCTAGTATATATAGGGGAAATAAAAAATTAAATAATTCTAAAGAAATTGCTACTATTACTCTTTCATTATTATTTACTGTATTAGAAGTTTTATCAATAATTATAATTTTAAATTTAGATTTTTTTATAAAATTTTTAGGAGCCAATAAAGAAATTTATAATTATGTAAAAGATTATTTATTAATTATGATATTAGGAACTTTCTTTTTTACATCACCTATTTTTACAGAAACTTTTATTAGAATAGAAGAAAAACCTAATTATGTTTTTTTAAGTGGCTTAATAGGACTTCTTGTAAATGTTTCTTTAGATTATTTATTTATTGTTAAATTAAATTTAGGAATGAAAGGTGGAGCTTTAGCTACAATAATGGCTTCTAGCTGTTCTTTCTTAGCTCTTATACCTAATATTAAATTTAAAAAACCCAAGAATTTAAAAGAATATAAAACTGATATAAAAAATATTTTCTATAATGGAAGTTCAGAGATGTTAACTGTTGTAGCTTCAACTGTAGCAAATTATCTATTTAATAGAGTTATTATGAAAAAAATTGGAGTTCTTGGAGTTTCTGCTCTTACTATTGTTTTTTATATCAACCAAATTTTAAATATTTCTCTTTATGGTTTATCTCAAGCTCTTCAACCAATAGTAGCTTACAATGTAGGAGCTAAAAACTTTGAAAAAATAAAAAAAGTATTAAAAATTTCTTTTATTTCTGGAGGGACTTTAGGAGTTATTGTATATATTGGAAGTCATATTTTTGGAATTGAAATAATTAAAATTTTTGCTAAAAATAATCAAGATTTAATTATACTAGCTAATGAAGCTTTATTTTTTATAAGTTTTGCTTATTTAATAGAATTTTTAAATATAGTTTCATCTTCTTTTTTAACAGCAATAGAAAGACCTTTAGAGTCTGTTATTGTTTCTTTATGTAGGTCTATAATATTTGTAGCTATTCCACTTTTTATACTTCCTAATATTATAGGTCCAAAAGGAATTTGGATGACAACACCTATAGCTGAATTTCTTTGCCTTTTAGTTTCTTTCTATTTAATGAAAAAATCTATAACTTATTTGAAAAAAAGAATAGGATAA
- the ilvA gene encoding threonine ammonia-lyase, with product MVNDVTLEMIKEAAYTIKDSIKRTQLMECPTLFEMTGNRIFFKLENLQKTGSFKIRGAMNKIMNLTEEEKARGVIASSAGNHAQGVALGATSLGIKSTIVMPGTAPLSKVAATKNYGAEVVQVGTVYDDAYQKACEIQKETGATFLHPFDDPYVIAGQGTIGLEILEDLENVDIVIVPIGGGGIISGIAKAIKSIKKNVKIIGVEPANAPSMKEAIKLGHPTTVKVTPTIADGIAVARAGELTYKLISEYVDEIVTVTEDELAKSLLFLLEKSKVLAEGAGASPLAAVLAGKIQEKGKNICCVVSGGNADITAVERIINKALVLAGRKVELNVVVEDRFGELNKLLSILAHEKASVLSINQTMYSSNLPINSQLATVAIECMDADHRDRIIKTIKEAGFQMR from the coding sequence ATGGTTAATGATGTTACTTTAGAAATGATTAAAGAAGCAGCTTACACGATTAAAGATTCAATTAAAAGAACTCAATTAATGGAATGTCCTACTCTTTTTGAAATGACAGGAAATAGAATATTCTTTAAACTGGAAAATTTACAAAAAACAGGTTCTTTTAAAATAAGAGGAGCTATGAATAAGATTATGAATCTTACAGAGGAAGAAAAAGCAAGAGGAGTAATAGCTTCTTCAGCTGGAAATCATGCTCAAGGAGTAGCTTTAGGAGCTACAAGTCTTGGAATAAAATCAACTATTGTTATGCCGGGTACAGCTCCTTTATCAAAAGTAGCAGCTACAAAAAATTATGGAGCTGAAGTAGTTCAAGTAGGAACTGTTTATGATGATGCTTATCAAAAAGCTTGTGAAATACAAAAAGAAACAGGAGCTACATTCTTACATCCTTTTGATGACCCATATGTTATAGCTGGACAAGGAACTATAGGTTTAGAAATTTTAGAAGATTTAGAAAATGTAGATATAGTTATTGTTCCTATTGGTGGAGGAGGAATAATATCTGGTATTGCTAAAGCTATAAAATCCATTAAGAAAAATGTAAAAATTATAGGAGTAGAACCAGCTAATGCTCCATCAATGAAAGAGGCTATAAAATTAGGACACCCTACAACAGTAAAAGTTACTCCTACTATAGCTGATGGGATAGCTGTTGCTAGAGCTGGAGAACTTACTTATAAACTTATTTCTGAATATGTTGATGAGATAGTAACTGTTACAGAAGATGAGTTAGCAAAAAGTTTATTATTTTTATTAGAAAAAAGTAAAGTATTGGCTGAGGGAGCTGGAGCTTCTCCATTGGCTGCTGTTTTGGCTGGAAAAATTCAAGAAAAAGGGAAAAATATTTGTTGTGTAGTTTCTGGTGGAAATGCTGATATAACAGCTGTTGAAAGAATTATAAATAAAGCTTTAGTTCTAGCTGGAAGAAAAGTAGAACTTAATGTTGTTGTGGAAGATAGATTTGGAGAATTAAATAAACTTTTATCTATCTTAGCCCATGAAAAAGCAAGTGTTTTAAGTATAAATCAAACTATGTATAGTTCAAATCTTCCTATAAATTCTCAATTAGCTACAGTGGCTATAGAATGTATGGACGCTGACCATAGAGATAGAATAATAAAAACTATAAAAGAAGCTGGATTCCAAATGAGATAA